The window TGCACAGATGGATTTGACAAGTCTTCTTGAAAAGGGGAAAGAGTATCAATTTAGTATATGGGTTTATCAAGATAGTGGAAGTGACCAAAAAATAACTCTTACAATGCAAAGAAAAAATTCAGATAATACCACAAGTTATGATTCTATAAAATACCAGCAAACAGTTCCATCTGGCACATGGACAGAGGTCTCAGGTTCATACCAAGTGCCACAGACTGCAACTCAGCTTGTATTCTATGTTGAGTCACCAAATGCTACATTGAGTTTTTATCTTGATGATTTTACAGTAATAGATAAAAACCCAATTACAATTCCAACTGCAGCAAAACAGCCAGAATGGGAGATTCCATCACTTTGTCAGCATTACAGCCAGTACTTCTCAATTGGTGTTGCAATACCTTATAAGGTTTTGCAAAATCCTGTTGAAAGTGCAATGGTACTAAAGCACTTCAACAGTATTACTGCTGAAAATGAAATGAAACCAGATGCACTTCAAAGAACAGAAGGTCAGTTTAATTTTACTATAGCGGATCAATATGTTAACTTTGCCCAGAACAATAATATTGGTATAAGAGGGCATACTTTAGTTTGGCATCAGCAAACCCCATCATGGTTCTTCCAGCACAGTGACGGGACGGCGCTTGATCCGAGCAATCCAGAAGATAAACAACTTTTAAGAGATAGATTAAAAACTCATATTCAGACTGTTATGTCAAGGTATCAAGGTAAAATTTATGCATGGGACGTTGTAAATGAAGCAATTGACGAAAATCAACCAGATGGATACAGAAGAAGTGAATGGTACAGAATTTTAGGGCCAACTCCAGAAACCGGTGGAATACCTGAATATATTATCTTGGCATTCCAATATGCACGACAGGCAGACCCAAGTGCAAAGCTTTTCTATAATGACTACAACACTGAAAATCCAAAGAAGAGACAGTTCATTTACAACATGGTCAAAAAATTACACGATATGAACTTAATTGATGGTGTTGGTTTGCAAGGCCACATTAATGTTGATTCTCCAACAGTTAAAGAGATAGAAAACACAATCAATCTATTTTCAACAATCCCTGGGCTTGAAATTCAGATAACAGAGCTTGACATAAGTGTTTATACAAGCAGCAGCCAGCGTTATGACACATTGCCACAAGACATAATGATTAAACAAGCTTTGAAATTCAAAGAGTTATTTGAGATGTTAAAACGCCACAGCGACAGAATAACAAATGTAACACTTTGGGGTCTTAAAGATGATTATTCGTGGCTATCAAAAGATAGAAACAATTGGCCATTGCTTTTCGATAGCAACTATCAAGCAAAATACAGCTACTGGGCGATTGTAGAACCTTCAGTTTTGCCTCTTGCAATAAATAAGGCATATGCTATCAATGCTTCAGCAGCAATAGATGGTGTTATGGACAGGGAATACAAAGGTGCTGTTCCAATTGAAATAAAAGATGATTCAGGTAATACAAAAGCTACAGCACGGGCTTTGTGGAATACTAATGAAGTATACCTGTACGTATATGTGAATGACTCAACGTATAATCCATCAACTGATTATATTATGGTATGCATTGATCAAGATAATGCAAAGCTTCCTGAGCTAAAAGCAGATGATTTTTGGGCTATTATAACCAGAGGTGGCGTGTTGACAGAACTGCAAGACGGAAAAATTGCAGCATACAAAGTTGTATCGCAGCAAGGTTCATATGTTGTTGAAGCTAAGATTATTCTTGACAATCAACTTGCTAAAGGATCTAATATCGGGTTTGATTTAGTAGTAAGAGATGATACTAACGTATTCTGCTGGAATGATAAGACAAATTCCCAGTTATATGCAACTGATAATTATGGTATTTTAAGTATGACTGATAGCATAAAATTTGCTACAGTATATAAAGGGACACCTAGGATAGATGGCAATGAAGACCCAATATGGGACTTTGCAACCCAAATAACAACCCAGACACCAATTCAGGTAAGTGGTACTGTATATGCAACAGCTTATGCAAATGTTAAGCTTTTATGGGATGAAACTGCTCTATATATTTGGGCAGACGTATATGACCCACTTTTAAACAAAGCTAATGTAAATCCATGGGAGCAAGATTCGATTGAATTCTTTGTGGATGAGAATAATCATAAAACCTCTTTCTATGAAGATGACGATGTTCAATACAGAGTAAATTATGAAAACACACAGACATTTGGTACAAACGGTTCAGCACAGAACTTTATCACAAACACAAAGATAACTCCATTTGGATACACAGTTGAGGCAAAGGTTTATATGAGAACAACAAATCTTTCTGAAGGCATGATAATAGGTTTTGATGTTCAAGTAAACGACGCCGACCATACAGGTAAGAGAGTAAATATCATTACATGGAACGACAAGAGTGGAAATGACTGGAGAGATACTACTGGGTTTGGGTGCATTGAATTGGCTGGTATAAATCCACAACAAGCAAAGAGGATATATGCAAATTATGGTTCACCAGATATTGATGGTGAAGTAGATGAAATCTGGGATACTGTAGATTGGAATGTTCCAGCAATTTATTCAACAAGTACTCAAACATCAGGTAAGTTCAAATTATTATGGGATGACAAAGCATTATATGTCTTAGCAGAAGTTTATGATCAAGTTTTGAATTCTGCTAACTCGACACCATATCAACAAGATTCTGTTGAAGTGTTTATAGATGAAAACTTTGATAGGGCAATTTCTTATCAACCTGACGACCTACACTATAGAGTAAATTATGACAACCTTAAGACAACAGATGCGGGTGACATCCTAAGATTTTATACAAAAACTAAACTTCTGCCAAACGGCTATAGAGTAGAAGCAAGAATAGCTTTGAATATAAAGCCTACAAATGGTACTATTATGGGATTTGAGTTCCAGATTAATGAAGCAGATTCAAGTGGAAGAAGAGTAGCAACAATAAACATGTTTGATAGAACAGGAAACGCATGGCAAAATCCATCGTTGTTCGGCGAAGTTAAACTGATAGGGAGGCCTTTACAAGTTACGCCTAAACTCAATCCATATGATTTGATGTGCTATCTCGAATATGCAAAAAGTATTGACAAACATGTATTTATAAATGGGAACATATTAAATGATCCAATAGCTGAAGCAGAAATACTTTTACAAAGCGGACAATACACACAGCAGCAGTTAGATTCAGCACTTGAACAATTAAAGAATGCACTCAATAATTTAAGAAGAAGTGACAAATATCCAGAGCCAGAAACGATGCCAATTATTGAACAGTTACCTGATCCATTCACGTTCAGTGATGGTTCAAAAGTTCAAAGACGTAGTGATTGGTCTAAACGTGCTGCTGAATTAAAGGATTTATATCAGTTCTATATGTATGGATACAAACCTGATAGTACAGTTGAGGAAGTAACATACACATTAAATGGAAATACATTGACTATAACAGTCAAAAAAGGAGGCAAACAAGCATCATTCAATGCAACAGTTTCATTACCAACATCACAATCAGTGTATGAACCACCTTATCCAGTTATAATTTCTCTTGGTTATTTAGCATCATTTGATTGGACTACATGGCAGTTTATAAACTATGCACCGATTGCAAACAAAAGAGGTTATGCTGTAGTTACATTTATGCCAAACGATGTAGCAAGTGATGATTCGAGTTACAGAGGAGCATTTTATACACTCTACCCGCGTTCTAAAAAAGTAAACGAAGACACTGGTGTTCTTATGGCATGGGCTTGGGGTGCTTCCAAGATTCTTGATGTGTTATATAAAGGAGCAATACCTGAAATAGATCCAACAAAAGCAATAGTTACAGGCTTCTCAAGATATGGTAAAGCTGCTCTTGTTGCTGGTGCGTTTGATGATAGATTTGCAGTTGTAAATCCTCATGCATCGGGTCAAGGCGGAGCAG is drawn from Caldicellulosiruptor diazotrophicus and contains these coding sequences:
- a CDS encoding endo-1,4-beta-xylanase, with protein sequence MKKRLIAFLVMLIFVISLLNPIYQSFLTPVAKAQSSQTNLKFDFENGTQGWTGRGTSTTVSTVYGVAYEGDYSLKVSGRNSSWDGAVVDITSNVSVNTTYTVSMFVYHNDAKPQRFAVYVYVKDSASEKYIQIADKVVMPNYWKQIFGKFTISTSNPLQIVKLLVCVPSNKSVEFYADSVIVTSAQSTSSGIVKSSTFESGSTEGWQARGTGSDAQISVVDTVAHLGSKSLYVTGRAQTWQGAQIDFTNILEKGKEYQFSIWVYQNSGSDQKITLTMERKNADNTTNYDTIKWQQTVPSGVWTEITGSYQVPQTAIKLTFYVESPNATLSFYLDDFSAVDKNPPVVNPGLIKSCTFESGSTEEFVPRGGTVSLTVYDNVYYHSGTKALYVSGRTSTWHGAQMDLTSLLEKGKEYQFSIWVYQDSGSDQKITLTMQRKNSDNTTSYDSIKYQQTVPSGTWTEVSGSYQVPQTATQLVFYVESPNATLSFYLDDFTVIDKNPITIPTAAKQPEWEIPSLCQHYSQYFSIGVAIPYKVLQNPVESAMVLKHFNSITAENEMKPDALQRTEGQFNFTIADQYVNFAQNNNIGIRGHTLVWHQQTPSWFFQHSDGTALDPSNPEDKQLLRDRLKTHIQTVMSRYQGKIYAWDVVNEAIDENQPDGYRRSEWYRILGPTPETGGIPEYIILAFQYARQADPSAKLFYNDYNTENPKKRQFIYNMVKKLHDMNLIDGVGLQGHINVDSPTVKEIENTINLFSTIPGLEIQITELDISVYTSSSQRYDTLPQDIMIKQALKFKELFEMLKRHSDRITNVTLWGLKDDYSWLSKDRNNWPLLFDSNYQAKYSYWAIVEPSVLPLAINKAYAINASAAIDGVMDREYKGAVPIEIKDDSGNTKATARALWNTNEVYLYVYVNDSTYNPSTDYIMVCIDQDNAKLPELKADDFWAIITRGGVLTELQDGKIAAYKVVSQQGSYVVEAKIILDNQLAKGSNIGFDLVVRDDTNVFCWNDKTNSQLYATDNYGILSMTDSIKFATVYKGTPRIDGNEDPIWDFATQITTQTPIQVSGTVYATAYANVKLLWDETALYIWADVYDPLLNKANVNPWEQDSIEFFVDENNHKTSFYEDDDVQYRVNYENTQTFGTNGSAQNFITNTKITPFGYTVEAKVYMRTTNLSEGMIIGFDVQVNDADHTGKRVNIITWNDKSGNDWRDTTGFGCIELAGINPQQAKRIYANYGSPDIDGEVDEIWDTVDWNVPAIYSTSTQTSGKFKLLWDDKALYVLAEVYDQVLNSANSTPYQQDSVEVFIDENFDRAISYQPDDLHYRVNYDNLKTTDAGDILRFYTKTKLLPNGYRVEARIALNIKPTNGTIMGFEFQINEADSSGRRVATINMFDRTGNAWQNPSLFGEVKLIGRPLQVTPKLNPYDLMCYLEYAKSIDKHVFINGNILNDPIAEAEILLQSGQYTQQQLDSALEQLKNALNNLRRSDKYPEPETMPIIEQLPDPFTFSDGSKVQRRSDWSKRAAELKDLYQFYMYGYKPDSTVEEVTYTLNGNTLTITVKKGGKQASFNATVSLPTSQSVYEPPYPVIISLGYLASFDWTTWQFINYAPIANKRGYAVVTFMPNDVASDDSSYRGAFYTLYPRSKKVNEDTGVLMAWAWGASKILDVLYKGAIPEIDPTKAIVTGFSRYGKAALVAGAFDDRFAVVNPHASGQGGAGSFRIKFDGKQYPWGVAGNTESFANLQGNTEAHWFNSVFLEFKDPRQLPFDQHELIALCAPRTVIITGGYSDWGTNPEGTWVSYIGARKVYEFLGIPDKIGFALRDGSHAITLEDIANLLDFCDWQLRGIIPVGKDFSTSRFTIDPAWDTIVVPTLYKNPNLKQLVISAGTLSFNKDVISYNISVPYETTAITVTAVPEAPTSIVYINDVQSNTRAISLNVGANTVRIKVVADDGSTKVYTINITRNTVSSPSTVMIPTPSTGTTTTTTQQTQRQQQTQQQTQTTTQQQQTTSTASQNIATVKLEADKPATIRLGQDIKVVVSPDAVTSRNALIKVEKIEKLDTGINIGINITPAIKLTVENADFMKPVPIEIKVDPVSFKEGKIPVAFVIDETNKAVLVPVKKEVNKVVVNATKEGAVVVVAAKLEEVYKDVTKNYWAYDTFKQAVTSGLVVGYNDMTLKPSKNVTLAEAAVIVQRAFEVQPKDMSNKPANVPGWALSAIKALLDNEVISEVDDANRPLTRIEAVSIIMKVLEKVGVNVEPAEIEFSDLLEQSSTDVEYLTKAYKLGIVKGYPDGTFRPQNTITRAEFLTLLFRALSNLKK